One genomic region from Camelus dromedarius isolate mCamDro1 chromosome 17, mCamDro1.pat, whole genome shotgun sequence encodes:
- the SLC22A14 gene encoding solute carrier family 22 member 14, with the protein MSEVVSVEAELHPFFEQMAKENNSMAELKSQHNFRSFNQHEAAERPRSLSLELLLCRLKAIEAKKDDKFANILNAVGEFGTFQRRLVALTFIPSILSAFFLLADIFVFTPQKPYCNTSWILAVGPNLSEAEQMNLTLPRESNGSFLTCLMYVPVDWDLDSIIQFGLNHTDTCQDGWIYPEVKKRSLINEFDLVCGKEANMGIVQIMFLAGFLTGSLIFGFISDKLGRYPTILLSLLGLIIFGFGTAFVSSFHQYLFFRFGVSQAVIGYVISSVSLATEWLVGVHRAHAIILEHSFFAVGAMFLTGLAHSLPHWRLLYLVGGAPVFFFISYIWILPESPRWLMTKGKLYEAKQVLCYAADVNKKTIPLNLLDKLQLPRKVTSSSILDFRNDRHLRKVTLVMCSVGFAVGYNCHMLSFRIRKLGVNIYFTQVIPRLMELPARLCCIFLLEQFKRKQSLSLTLFQGTLMCFLSLILPSGTDGPQLRWPPCLATELKFLSVLIIVLGGFILVASVTVFLIYTAELLPTVLRTTGLGLVFLAWAAGYILSLMISSQGIPILPIFLCCTSSIVALTLCSKLPETQGHPLPESLEHFPPLTRRARDTRSESTAVSPALLDAVTVSASSHPVEMGSAMQQAHGFFSTGFLRTGNEDMLNEDISCDDVTEEVAKNTILNAMMMNMDRDVLSNLPSQSREEEIDRQKD; encoded by the exons ATGTCTGAAGTGGTGTCAGTAGAGGCTGAGCTGCATCCTTTCTTTGAGCAGATGGCAAAGGAAAACAACTCCATGGCGGAGCTCAAATCCCAGCATAATTTCAGGAGCTTCAACCAACATGAGGCAGCAGAACGCCCCCGCTCCTTGTCCCTGGAGCTGCTACTGTGCAGATTGAAGGCTATAGAAGCCAAGAAGGATGACAAGTTTGCCAACATCCTGAATGCAGTGGGGGAGTTTGGCACATTCCAGCGGAGGCTAGTGGCCCTCACCTTCATTCCCAGCATCCTGTCCGCCTTCTTCCTGCTTGCTGACATCTTCGTGTTCACACCCCAGAAGCCCTATTGCAACACCAGCTGGATACTGGCAGTTGGCCCCAACTTGTCAGAGGCTGAGCAGATGAATCTGACCCTGCCCCGAGAATCCAACGGCAGTTTCCTGACATGCCTCATGTACGTGCCTGTGGACTGGGATCTGGATTCTATCATCCAGTTTGGCCTCAACCACACAGACACATGTCAAGATGGATGGATCTATCCTGAGGTCAAGAAGAGGTCACTCATCAATGAG TTTGACCTGGTGTGTGGCAAGGAAGCCAACATGGGTATCGTGCAGATCATGTTCTTGGCGGGCTTCTTGACAGGGTCTCTCATCTTCGGGTTCATAAGTGACAA GCTGGGCCGCTACCCCACCATCCTACTGTCGCTGCTGGGGTTGATCATCTTCGGTTTTGGGACAGCCTTTGTCAGCAGCTTTCACCAGTACCTGTTCTTTCGCTTCGGCGTGTCCCAGGCTGTGATAGGCTATGTCATCAGCAGCGTGTCTTTAG CCACTGAGTGGCTAGTGGGCGTGCACCGGGCCCACGCCATCATCCTGGAACACAGCTTCTTCGCTGTGGGGGCCATGTTCCTGACGGGCCTTGCCCACAGCCTTCCCCACTGGCGGCTGCTGTATCTGGTGGGCGGGGCACCTGTGTTCTTCTTCATCTCCTATATCTG GATTCTCCCAGAGTCTCCCCGGTGGCTGATGACGAAAGGGAAGCTGTATGAGGCCAAGCAGGTGCTGTGCTACGCAGCTGATGTGAACAAGAAGACCATCCCTTTGAACCTACTAGATAAG CTCCAGCTGCCTAGAAAGGTGACTAGCTCCTCTATCCTGGACTTCCGTAACGACAGGCACCTCCGCAAGGTGACCTTGGTGATGTGCAGCGTGGG GTTTGCTGTCGGTTACAACTGTCATATGTTGAGCTTCAGGATTAGGAAGTTGGGTGTGAACATCTACTTCACCCAAGTGATTCCCAGACTCATGGAGTTGCCTGCCCGGCTGTGCTGCATCTTTCTCCTCGAGCAGTTCAAGAGGAAGCAGAGCCTGTCCTTGACTCTCTTCCAGGGCACCCTCATGTGCTTCCTTAGCCTTATCCTCCCCTCAGGtaca GATGGGCCCCAACTCAGGTGGCCACCTTGTCTGGCCACAGAGTTGAAATTCCTCTCGGTCTTGATAATCGTGCTTGGAGGGTTCATCCTGGTCGCCTCGGTCACCGTGTTCCTCATCTACACTGCTGAGCTCCTTCCCACTGTCCTCAG AACAACAGGTCTGGGGTTAGTGTTTCTGGCCTGGGCGGCTGGATACATCTTGTCCCTGATGATCAGCAGCCAGGGCATCCCCATCCTGCCCATCTTCCTCTGCTGCACCTCAAGCATCGTGGCCTTGACCCTCTGTTCCAAGCTGCCAGAAACCCAAGGTCACCCCCTCCCTGAAAGCCTGGAGCACTTTCCCCCACTGACGAG AAGGGCCCGTGACACTAGGTCTGAGTCCACAGCAGTCTCGCCAGCTCTCCTAGATGCTGTCACCGTCTCTGCCAGCTCCCATCCTGTGGAGATGGGGAGTGCCATGCAGCAGG CTCATGGCTTTTTCTCCACTGGCTTCTTGAGGACCGGGAACGAGGATATGTTGAATGAGGATATATCATGTGATGACGTGACTGAGGAAGTGGCGAAGAACACCATTCTCAACGCCATGATGATGAACATGGACCGAGACGTTCTCTCCAACCTGCCTTCCCAGTccagagaagaggaaatagaCAGACAGAAGGACTGA